A section of the Tachysurus fulvidraco isolate hzauxx_2018 chromosome 7, HZAU_PFXX_2.0, whole genome shotgun sequence genome encodes:
- the tox4b gene encoding TOX high mobility group box family member 4b isoform X5 has product MEFPGGSDNFLPISGEGHPFLSSSEVPLHSTYSLQIQDAETFHTPSLGDEEFEIPPISLDPDSALSVSDVVSHFGELGDGGPAPVVPGNAVVQGNDPSFASTFVNPTTQGLEHLSLMTQQGGGPMLGSTLGMDLGHPIGSQFRSSSPMTIDVPLPDINHGLLGHNPLTTIDQSELSAQLGLSLGAGAILTRTHSPDQPLSATGSPSESLQDDDMDDFRRKSVLVESPISLSVSPGVISLSPALSEQPALSMSSMPPALVRKGVGVGGGAKKGKKKKDPNEPQKPVSAYALFFRDTQAAIKGQNPNATFGEVSKIVASMWDSLGEEQKQVYKRKTEAAKKEYLKALAAYRASQLSQTTIEVLDTAPSPPTLSVIAPAPEAPPPQPTPTRTGRIPVHAPDNNTITNICTSNIIIDLPQVTTRSRTGAHKPPASTTPPSAPTPTLPTVTKIIPKQPSARQPPPLQQMQNTPPPPRLQQMVHSVAPPPLQAKPRGGGAVGQATAPVAATPPPPLQIKIVPAPAQADVATPIIVTSTTEAPTDAATMEVEVAQPAAIVTTEAEEGMEVQLNSSPAHEVDHPAGPSICVRAGCNNPPVESKDWDREYCSNECVATHCRDVFMAWCAIRGQNSTTVI; this is encoded by the exons ATGGAG TTTCCTGGAGGAAGCGACAACTTTTTGCCCATCAGTGGAGAGGGCCATCCTTTCCTGTCCTCCTCCGAGGTACCGCTCCACTCCACATACTCCCTTCAAATCCAGGATGCTGAG ACTTTCCACACACCTAGTTTGGGCGATGAGGAGTTTGAGATTCCGCCCATTTCACTTGACCCTGACTCAGCCCTCAGCGTTTCTGACGTTGTCTCTCACTTCGGTGAGCTGGGCGACGGTGGTCCTGCCCCTGTCGTCCCCGGCAATGCCGTGGTCCAGGGAAACGACCCTTCCTTTGCCTCAACCTTTGTAAACCCAACAACACAAGGGCTTGAGCATTTGAGTCTGATGACCCAGCAAGGAGGAGGACCGATGTTGGGATCAACTCTGGGAATG GACCTCGGGCATCCCATTGGCTCACAGTTCCGCAGCTCCTCCCCCATGACCATAGACGTGCCACTCCCAGACATAAACCATGGCCTGCTGGGGCACAATCCACTGACCACTATTGACCAGTCAGAGCTTAGTGCCCAGCTGGGTCTCAGTCTAGGGGCCGGGGCCATTCtgacacgcactcactcacctGACCAGCCACTGTCTGCCACTGGCTCGCCTTCAGAATCTCTGCAGGATGACGACATGGACGACTTCAGAAGA AAGAGCGTGCTGGTGGAGtcaccaatctctctctctgtctctcccggTGTTATTTCTCTATCTCCTGCCCTGTCAGAGCAACCTGCCTTGTCTATGTCCTCTATGCCACCCGCTCTGGTCCGTAAAGGTGTAGGTGTTGGAGGAGGGGCCAAAAAaggcaagaagaaaaaagatccCAACGAGCCGCAGAAACCAGTTTCGGCATATGCACTGTTCTTCCGTGATACACAGGCAGCTATCAAGGGTCAGAACCCTAATGCCACATTTGGAGAGGTGTCCAAGATCGTTGCCTCCATGTGGGACAGTTTAGGGGAGGAGCAGAAGCAG GTCTACAAGAGGAAGACCGAAGCTGCTAAGAAGGAGTATCTTAAAGCACTTGCAGCTTACAGAGCCAGTCAGCTATCACAG ACGACTATTGAGGTACTGGACACGGCGCCTTCACCGCCTACTCTTTCCGTGATAGCCCCTGCCCCGGAGGCTCCACCCCCTCAGCCAACACCCACACGCACCGGCCGCATTCCGGTGCATGCACCAGACAACAACACTATTACCAACATTTGCACGTCGAACATCATCATCGACTTGCCACAAGTGACCACACGCTCACGCACAGGTGCCCACAAGCCGCCTGCTTCCACGACTCCACCTTCTGCACCAACCCCGACCCTGCCCACGGTTACCAAGATCATCCCTAAGCAGCCATCAGCCCGGCAGCCACCACCCCTGCAACAGATGCAGaacacaccaccacccccacGCCTCCAGCAGATGGTACATTCTGTCGCTCCACCACCGCTCCAAGCCAAACCTCGTGGAGGGGGTGCGGTCGGCCAGGCCACTGCCCCTGTTGCTGCTACACCTCCTCCTCCGCTGCAAATCAAGATAGTCCCTGCCCCTGCACAGGCAGATGTGGCCACACCCATTATTGTGACTAGCACTACCGAGGCACCCACGGATGCCGCCACCATGGAGGTGGAAGTGGCGCAGCCAGCCGCTATAGTCACtacagaagcagaagaaggg aTGGAGGTCCAACTGAACAGCTCTCCGGCACATGAGGTGGATCATCCAGCAGGTCCTTCCATTTGTGTGCGTGCAGGTTGCAACAACCCGCCGGTGGAAAGCAAAGACTGGGACAGGGAATACTGTAGCAACGAGTGTGTGGCCACACATTGCAG GGACGTATTCATGGCTTGGTGTGCGATCAGAGGACAGAACTCCACCACTGTCATTTAA
- the tox4b gene encoding TOX high mobility group box family member 4b isoform X1 — MDLNFYSDLTDGTGQPGDPEFLDAQAFNGFDTVQKFPGGSDNFLPISGEGHPFLSSSEVPLHSTYSLQIQDAETFHTPSLGDEEFEIPPISLDPDSALSVSDVVSHFGELGDGGPAPVVPGNAVVQGNDPSFASTFVNPTTQGLEHLSLMTQQGGGPMLGSTLGMDLGHPIGSQFRSSSPMTIDVPLPDINHGLLGHNPLTTIDQSELSAQLGLSLGAGAILTRTHSPDQPLSATGSPSESLQDDDMDDFRRKSVLVESPISLSVSPGVISLSPALSEQPALSMSSMPPALVRKGVGVGGGAKKGKKKKDPNEPQKPVSAYALFFRDTQAAIKGQNPNATFGEVSKIVASMWDSLGEEQKQVYKRKTEAAKKEYLKALAAYRASQLSQTTIEVLDTAPSPPTLSVIAPAPEAPPPQPTPTRTGRIPVHAPDNNTITNICTSNIIIDLPQVTTRSRTGAHKPPASTTPPSAPTPTLPTVTKIIPKQPSARQPPPLQQMQNTPPPPRLQQMVHSVAPPPLQAKPRGGGAVGQATAPVAATPPPPLQIKIVPAPAQADVATPIIVTSTTEAPTDAATMEVEVAQPAAIVTTEAEEGMEVQLNSSPAHEVDHPAGPSICVRAGCNNPPVESKDWDREYCSNECVATHCRDVFMAWCAIRGQNSTTVI, encoded by the exons ATGGATCTGAATTTTTACTCGGATCTGACGGACGGTACGGGACAGCCGGGGGATCCCGAGTTCCTGGACGCTCAAGCCTTTAACGGATTTGATACAGTTCAAAAG TTTCCTGGAGGAAGCGACAACTTTTTGCCCATCAGTGGAGAGGGCCATCCTTTCCTGTCCTCCTCCGAGGTACCGCTCCACTCCACATACTCCCTTCAAATCCAGGATGCTGAG ACTTTCCACACACCTAGTTTGGGCGATGAGGAGTTTGAGATTCCGCCCATTTCACTTGACCCTGACTCAGCCCTCAGCGTTTCTGACGTTGTCTCTCACTTCGGTGAGCTGGGCGACGGTGGTCCTGCCCCTGTCGTCCCCGGCAATGCCGTGGTCCAGGGAAACGACCCTTCCTTTGCCTCAACCTTTGTAAACCCAACAACACAAGGGCTTGAGCATTTGAGTCTGATGACCCAGCAAGGAGGAGGACCGATGTTGGGATCAACTCTGGGAATG GACCTCGGGCATCCCATTGGCTCACAGTTCCGCAGCTCCTCCCCCATGACCATAGACGTGCCACTCCCAGACATAAACCATGGCCTGCTGGGGCACAATCCACTGACCACTATTGACCAGTCAGAGCTTAGTGCCCAGCTGGGTCTCAGTCTAGGGGCCGGGGCCATTCtgacacgcactcactcacctGACCAGCCACTGTCTGCCACTGGCTCGCCTTCAGAATCTCTGCAGGATGACGACATGGACGACTTCAGAAGA AAGAGCGTGCTGGTGGAGtcaccaatctctctctctgtctctcccggTGTTATTTCTCTATCTCCTGCCCTGTCAGAGCAACCTGCCTTGTCTATGTCCTCTATGCCACCCGCTCTGGTCCGTAAAGGTGTAGGTGTTGGAGGAGGGGCCAAAAAaggcaagaagaaaaaagatccCAACGAGCCGCAGAAACCAGTTTCGGCATATGCACTGTTCTTCCGTGATACACAGGCAGCTATCAAGGGTCAGAACCCTAATGCCACATTTGGAGAGGTGTCCAAGATCGTTGCCTCCATGTGGGACAGTTTAGGGGAGGAGCAGAAGCAG GTCTACAAGAGGAAGACCGAAGCTGCTAAGAAGGAGTATCTTAAAGCACTTGCAGCTTACAGAGCCAGTCAGCTATCACAG ACGACTATTGAGGTACTGGACACGGCGCCTTCACCGCCTACTCTTTCCGTGATAGCCCCTGCCCCGGAGGCTCCACCCCCTCAGCCAACACCCACACGCACCGGCCGCATTCCGGTGCATGCACCAGACAACAACACTATTACCAACATTTGCACGTCGAACATCATCATCGACTTGCCACAAGTGACCACACGCTCACGCACAGGTGCCCACAAGCCGCCTGCTTCCACGACTCCACCTTCTGCACCAACCCCGACCCTGCCCACGGTTACCAAGATCATCCCTAAGCAGCCATCAGCCCGGCAGCCACCACCCCTGCAACAGATGCAGaacacaccaccacccccacGCCTCCAGCAGATGGTACATTCTGTCGCTCCACCACCGCTCCAAGCCAAACCTCGTGGAGGGGGTGCGGTCGGCCAGGCCACTGCCCCTGTTGCTGCTACACCTCCTCCTCCGCTGCAAATCAAGATAGTCCCTGCCCCTGCACAGGCAGATGTGGCCACACCCATTATTGTGACTAGCACTACCGAGGCACCCACGGATGCCGCCACCATGGAGGTGGAAGTGGCGCAGCCAGCCGCTATAGTCACtacagaagcagaagaaggg aTGGAGGTCCAACTGAACAGCTCTCCGGCACATGAGGTGGATCATCCAGCAGGTCCTTCCATTTGTGTGCGTGCAGGTTGCAACAACCCGCCGGTGGAAAGCAAAGACTGGGACAGGGAATACTGTAGCAACGAGTGTGTGGCCACACATTGCAG GGACGTATTCATGGCTTGGTGTGCGATCAGAGGACAGAACTCCACCACTGTCATTTAA
- the tox4b gene encoding TOX high mobility group box family member 4b isoform X2 — protein sequence MDLNFYSDLTDGTGQPGDPEFLDAQAFNGFDTVQKFPGGSDNFLPISGEGHPFLSSSEVPLHSTYSLQIQDAETFHTPSLGDEEFEIPPISLDPDSALSVSDVVSHFGELGDGGPAPVVPGNAVVQGNDPSFASTFVNPTTQGLEHLSLMTQQGGGPMLGSTLGMDLGHPIGSQFRSSSPMTIDVPLPDINHGLLGHNPLTTIDQSELSAQLGLSLGAGAILTRTHSPDQPLSATGSPSESLQDDDMDDFRRSVLVESPISLSVSPGVISLSPALSEQPALSMSSMPPALVRKGVGVGGGAKKGKKKKDPNEPQKPVSAYALFFRDTQAAIKGQNPNATFGEVSKIVASMWDSLGEEQKQVYKRKTEAAKKEYLKALAAYRASQLSQTTIEVLDTAPSPPTLSVIAPAPEAPPPQPTPTRTGRIPVHAPDNNTITNICTSNIIIDLPQVTTRSRTGAHKPPASTTPPSAPTPTLPTVTKIIPKQPSARQPPPLQQMQNTPPPPRLQQMVHSVAPPPLQAKPRGGGAVGQATAPVAATPPPPLQIKIVPAPAQADVATPIIVTSTTEAPTDAATMEVEVAQPAAIVTTEAEEGMEVQLNSSPAHEVDHPAGPSICVRAGCNNPPVESKDWDREYCSNECVATHCRDVFMAWCAIRGQNSTTVI from the exons ATGGATCTGAATTTTTACTCGGATCTGACGGACGGTACGGGACAGCCGGGGGATCCCGAGTTCCTGGACGCTCAAGCCTTTAACGGATTTGATACAGTTCAAAAG TTTCCTGGAGGAAGCGACAACTTTTTGCCCATCAGTGGAGAGGGCCATCCTTTCCTGTCCTCCTCCGAGGTACCGCTCCACTCCACATACTCCCTTCAAATCCAGGATGCTGAG ACTTTCCACACACCTAGTTTGGGCGATGAGGAGTTTGAGATTCCGCCCATTTCACTTGACCCTGACTCAGCCCTCAGCGTTTCTGACGTTGTCTCTCACTTCGGTGAGCTGGGCGACGGTGGTCCTGCCCCTGTCGTCCCCGGCAATGCCGTGGTCCAGGGAAACGACCCTTCCTTTGCCTCAACCTTTGTAAACCCAACAACACAAGGGCTTGAGCATTTGAGTCTGATGACCCAGCAAGGAGGAGGACCGATGTTGGGATCAACTCTGGGAATG GACCTCGGGCATCCCATTGGCTCACAGTTCCGCAGCTCCTCCCCCATGACCATAGACGTGCCACTCCCAGACATAAACCATGGCCTGCTGGGGCACAATCCACTGACCACTATTGACCAGTCAGAGCTTAGTGCCCAGCTGGGTCTCAGTCTAGGGGCCGGGGCCATTCtgacacgcactcactcacctGACCAGCCACTGTCTGCCACTGGCTCGCCTTCAGAATCTCTGCAGGATGACGACATGGACGACTTCAGAAGA AGCGTGCTGGTGGAGtcaccaatctctctctctgtctctcccggTGTTATTTCTCTATCTCCTGCCCTGTCAGAGCAACCTGCCTTGTCTATGTCCTCTATGCCACCCGCTCTGGTCCGTAAAGGTGTAGGTGTTGGAGGAGGGGCCAAAAAaggcaagaagaaaaaagatccCAACGAGCCGCAGAAACCAGTTTCGGCATATGCACTGTTCTTCCGTGATACACAGGCAGCTATCAAGGGTCAGAACCCTAATGCCACATTTGGAGAGGTGTCCAAGATCGTTGCCTCCATGTGGGACAGTTTAGGGGAGGAGCAGAAGCAG GTCTACAAGAGGAAGACCGAAGCTGCTAAGAAGGAGTATCTTAAAGCACTTGCAGCTTACAGAGCCAGTCAGCTATCACAG ACGACTATTGAGGTACTGGACACGGCGCCTTCACCGCCTACTCTTTCCGTGATAGCCCCTGCCCCGGAGGCTCCACCCCCTCAGCCAACACCCACACGCACCGGCCGCATTCCGGTGCATGCACCAGACAACAACACTATTACCAACATTTGCACGTCGAACATCATCATCGACTTGCCACAAGTGACCACACGCTCACGCACAGGTGCCCACAAGCCGCCTGCTTCCACGACTCCACCTTCTGCACCAACCCCGACCCTGCCCACGGTTACCAAGATCATCCCTAAGCAGCCATCAGCCCGGCAGCCACCACCCCTGCAACAGATGCAGaacacaccaccacccccacGCCTCCAGCAGATGGTACATTCTGTCGCTCCACCACCGCTCCAAGCCAAACCTCGTGGAGGGGGTGCGGTCGGCCAGGCCACTGCCCCTGTTGCTGCTACACCTCCTCCTCCGCTGCAAATCAAGATAGTCCCTGCCCCTGCACAGGCAGATGTGGCCACACCCATTATTGTGACTAGCACTACCGAGGCACCCACGGATGCCGCCACCATGGAGGTGGAAGTGGCGCAGCCAGCCGCTATAGTCACtacagaagcagaagaaggg aTGGAGGTCCAACTGAACAGCTCTCCGGCACATGAGGTGGATCATCCAGCAGGTCCTTCCATTTGTGTGCGTGCAGGTTGCAACAACCCGCCGGTGGAAAGCAAAGACTGGGACAGGGAATACTGTAGCAACGAGTGTGTGGCCACACATTGCAG GGACGTATTCATGGCTTGGTGTGCGATCAGAGGACAGAACTCCACCACTGTCATTTAA
- the tox4b gene encoding TOX high mobility group box family member 4b isoform X3, whose product MDLNFYSDLTDGTGQPGDPEFLDAQAFNGFDTVQKFPGGSDNFLPISGEGHPFLSSSETFHTPSLGDEEFEIPPISLDPDSALSVSDVVSHFGELGDGGPAPVVPGNAVVQGNDPSFASTFVNPTTQGLEHLSLMTQQGGGPMLGSTLGMDLGHPIGSQFRSSSPMTIDVPLPDINHGLLGHNPLTTIDQSELSAQLGLSLGAGAILTRTHSPDQPLSATGSPSESLQDDDMDDFRRKSVLVESPISLSVSPGVISLSPALSEQPALSMSSMPPALVRKGVGVGGGAKKGKKKKDPNEPQKPVSAYALFFRDTQAAIKGQNPNATFGEVSKIVASMWDSLGEEQKQVYKRKTEAAKKEYLKALAAYRASQLSQTTIEVLDTAPSPPTLSVIAPAPEAPPPQPTPTRTGRIPVHAPDNNTITNICTSNIIIDLPQVTTRSRTGAHKPPASTTPPSAPTPTLPTVTKIIPKQPSARQPPPLQQMQNTPPPPRLQQMVHSVAPPPLQAKPRGGGAVGQATAPVAATPPPPLQIKIVPAPAQADVATPIIVTSTTEAPTDAATMEVEVAQPAAIVTTEAEEGMEVQLNSSPAHEVDHPAGPSICVRAGCNNPPVESKDWDREYCSNECVATHCRDVFMAWCAIRGQNSTTVI is encoded by the exons ATGGATCTGAATTTTTACTCGGATCTGACGGACGGTACGGGACAGCCGGGGGATCCCGAGTTCCTGGACGCTCAAGCCTTTAACGGATTTGATACAGTTCAAAAG TTTCCTGGAGGAAGCGACAACTTTTTGCCCATCAGTGGAGAGGGCCATCCTTTCCTGTCCTCCTCCGAG ACTTTCCACACACCTAGTTTGGGCGATGAGGAGTTTGAGATTCCGCCCATTTCACTTGACCCTGACTCAGCCCTCAGCGTTTCTGACGTTGTCTCTCACTTCGGTGAGCTGGGCGACGGTGGTCCTGCCCCTGTCGTCCCCGGCAATGCCGTGGTCCAGGGAAACGACCCTTCCTTTGCCTCAACCTTTGTAAACCCAACAACACAAGGGCTTGAGCATTTGAGTCTGATGACCCAGCAAGGAGGAGGACCGATGTTGGGATCAACTCTGGGAATG GACCTCGGGCATCCCATTGGCTCACAGTTCCGCAGCTCCTCCCCCATGACCATAGACGTGCCACTCCCAGACATAAACCATGGCCTGCTGGGGCACAATCCACTGACCACTATTGACCAGTCAGAGCTTAGTGCCCAGCTGGGTCTCAGTCTAGGGGCCGGGGCCATTCtgacacgcactcactcacctGACCAGCCACTGTCTGCCACTGGCTCGCCTTCAGAATCTCTGCAGGATGACGACATGGACGACTTCAGAAGA AAGAGCGTGCTGGTGGAGtcaccaatctctctctctgtctctcccggTGTTATTTCTCTATCTCCTGCCCTGTCAGAGCAACCTGCCTTGTCTATGTCCTCTATGCCACCCGCTCTGGTCCGTAAAGGTGTAGGTGTTGGAGGAGGGGCCAAAAAaggcaagaagaaaaaagatccCAACGAGCCGCAGAAACCAGTTTCGGCATATGCACTGTTCTTCCGTGATACACAGGCAGCTATCAAGGGTCAGAACCCTAATGCCACATTTGGAGAGGTGTCCAAGATCGTTGCCTCCATGTGGGACAGTTTAGGGGAGGAGCAGAAGCAG GTCTACAAGAGGAAGACCGAAGCTGCTAAGAAGGAGTATCTTAAAGCACTTGCAGCTTACAGAGCCAGTCAGCTATCACAG ACGACTATTGAGGTACTGGACACGGCGCCTTCACCGCCTACTCTTTCCGTGATAGCCCCTGCCCCGGAGGCTCCACCCCCTCAGCCAACACCCACACGCACCGGCCGCATTCCGGTGCATGCACCAGACAACAACACTATTACCAACATTTGCACGTCGAACATCATCATCGACTTGCCACAAGTGACCACACGCTCACGCACAGGTGCCCACAAGCCGCCTGCTTCCACGACTCCACCTTCTGCACCAACCCCGACCCTGCCCACGGTTACCAAGATCATCCCTAAGCAGCCATCAGCCCGGCAGCCACCACCCCTGCAACAGATGCAGaacacaccaccacccccacGCCTCCAGCAGATGGTACATTCTGTCGCTCCACCACCGCTCCAAGCCAAACCTCGTGGAGGGGGTGCGGTCGGCCAGGCCACTGCCCCTGTTGCTGCTACACCTCCTCCTCCGCTGCAAATCAAGATAGTCCCTGCCCCTGCACAGGCAGATGTGGCCACACCCATTATTGTGACTAGCACTACCGAGGCACCCACGGATGCCGCCACCATGGAGGTGGAAGTGGCGCAGCCAGCCGCTATAGTCACtacagaagcagaagaaggg aTGGAGGTCCAACTGAACAGCTCTCCGGCACATGAGGTGGATCATCCAGCAGGTCCTTCCATTTGTGTGCGTGCAGGTTGCAACAACCCGCCGGTGGAAAGCAAAGACTGGGACAGGGAATACTGTAGCAACGAGTGTGTGGCCACACATTGCAG GGACGTATTCATGGCTTGGTGTGCGATCAGAGGACAGAACTCCACCACTGTCATTTAA
- the tox4b gene encoding TOX high mobility group box family member 4b isoform X6, with the protein MEFPGGSDNFLPISGEGHPFLSSSETFHTPSLGDEEFEIPPISLDPDSALSVSDVVSHFGELGDGGPAPVVPGNAVVQGNDPSFASTFVNPTTQGLEHLSLMTQQGGGPMLGSTLGMDLGHPIGSQFRSSSPMTIDVPLPDINHGLLGHNPLTTIDQSELSAQLGLSLGAGAILTRTHSPDQPLSATGSPSESLQDDDMDDFRRKSVLVESPISLSVSPGVISLSPALSEQPALSMSSMPPALVRKGVGVGGGAKKGKKKKDPNEPQKPVSAYALFFRDTQAAIKGQNPNATFGEVSKIVASMWDSLGEEQKQVYKRKTEAAKKEYLKALAAYRASQLSQTTIEVLDTAPSPPTLSVIAPAPEAPPPQPTPTRTGRIPVHAPDNNTITNICTSNIIIDLPQVTTRSRTGAHKPPASTTPPSAPTPTLPTVTKIIPKQPSARQPPPLQQMQNTPPPPRLQQMVHSVAPPPLQAKPRGGGAVGQATAPVAATPPPPLQIKIVPAPAQADVATPIIVTSTTEAPTDAATMEVEVAQPAAIVTTEAEEGMEVQLNSSPAHEVDHPAGPSICVRAGCNNPPVESKDWDREYCSNECVATHCRDVFMAWCAIRGQNSTTVI; encoded by the exons ATGGAG TTTCCTGGAGGAAGCGACAACTTTTTGCCCATCAGTGGAGAGGGCCATCCTTTCCTGTCCTCCTCCGAG ACTTTCCACACACCTAGTTTGGGCGATGAGGAGTTTGAGATTCCGCCCATTTCACTTGACCCTGACTCAGCCCTCAGCGTTTCTGACGTTGTCTCTCACTTCGGTGAGCTGGGCGACGGTGGTCCTGCCCCTGTCGTCCCCGGCAATGCCGTGGTCCAGGGAAACGACCCTTCCTTTGCCTCAACCTTTGTAAACCCAACAACACAAGGGCTTGAGCATTTGAGTCTGATGACCCAGCAAGGAGGAGGACCGATGTTGGGATCAACTCTGGGAATG GACCTCGGGCATCCCATTGGCTCACAGTTCCGCAGCTCCTCCCCCATGACCATAGACGTGCCACTCCCAGACATAAACCATGGCCTGCTGGGGCACAATCCACTGACCACTATTGACCAGTCAGAGCTTAGTGCCCAGCTGGGTCTCAGTCTAGGGGCCGGGGCCATTCtgacacgcactcactcacctGACCAGCCACTGTCTGCCACTGGCTCGCCTTCAGAATCTCTGCAGGATGACGACATGGACGACTTCAGAAGA AAGAGCGTGCTGGTGGAGtcaccaatctctctctctgtctctcccggTGTTATTTCTCTATCTCCTGCCCTGTCAGAGCAACCTGCCTTGTCTATGTCCTCTATGCCACCCGCTCTGGTCCGTAAAGGTGTAGGTGTTGGAGGAGGGGCCAAAAAaggcaagaagaaaaaagatccCAACGAGCCGCAGAAACCAGTTTCGGCATATGCACTGTTCTTCCGTGATACACAGGCAGCTATCAAGGGTCAGAACCCTAATGCCACATTTGGAGAGGTGTCCAAGATCGTTGCCTCCATGTGGGACAGTTTAGGGGAGGAGCAGAAGCAG GTCTACAAGAGGAAGACCGAAGCTGCTAAGAAGGAGTATCTTAAAGCACTTGCAGCTTACAGAGCCAGTCAGCTATCACAG ACGACTATTGAGGTACTGGACACGGCGCCTTCACCGCCTACTCTTTCCGTGATAGCCCCTGCCCCGGAGGCTCCACCCCCTCAGCCAACACCCACACGCACCGGCCGCATTCCGGTGCATGCACCAGACAACAACACTATTACCAACATTTGCACGTCGAACATCATCATCGACTTGCCACAAGTGACCACACGCTCACGCACAGGTGCCCACAAGCCGCCTGCTTCCACGACTCCACCTTCTGCACCAACCCCGACCCTGCCCACGGTTACCAAGATCATCCCTAAGCAGCCATCAGCCCGGCAGCCACCACCCCTGCAACAGATGCAGaacacaccaccacccccacGCCTCCAGCAGATGGTACATTCTGTCGCTCCACCACCGCTCCAAGCCAAACCTCGTGGAGGGGGTGCGGTCGGCCAGGCCACTGCCCCTGTTGCTGCTACACCTCCTCCTCCGCTGCAAATCAAGATAGTCCCTGCCCCTGCACAGGCAGATGTGGCCACACCCATTATTGTGACTAGCACTACCGAGGCACCCACGGATGCCGCCACCATGGAGGTGGAAGTGGCGCAGCCAGCCGCTATAGTCACtacagaagcagaagaaggg aTGGAGGTCCAACTGAACAGCTCTCCGGCACATGAGGTGGATCATCCAGCAGGTCCTTCCATTTGTGTGCGTGCAGGTTGCAACAACCCGCCGGTGGAAAGCAAAGACTGGGACAGGGAATACTGTAGCAACGAGTGTGTGGCCACACATTGCAG GGACGTATTCATGGCTTGGTGTGCGATCAGAGGACAGAACTCCACCACTGTCATTTAA